Proteins from a single region of Thiomicrorhabdus sp. Kp2:
- a CDS encoding type II toxin-antitoxin system PemK/MazF family toxin, whose translation MVNRGDVYWVELDPTVGTEIQKIRPCLIVSPDDMNSVLPRVIIAPITSKGQSLGCRPEVIFNGKMARILLDQIRTVDKKRLKSKMGKIELDNWHDTLIQMLS comes from the coding sequence ATGGTAAATAGAGGTGATGTCTATTGGGTAGAACTTGATCCAACTGTTGGTACTGAAATTCAGAAAATACGTCCATGCTTGATTGTATCTCCTGACGATATGAATAGTGTGCTTCCTCGTGTCATTATTGCTCCAATTACATCCAAAGGACAATCTTTAGGCTGTCGTCCAGAAGTCATTTTTAATGGCAAAATGGCTCGAATTCTTTTAGATCAAATCCGAACCGTTGATAAGAAAAGACTAAAAAGCAAAATGGGAAAAATTGAGTTAGATAATTGGCACGATACACTTATTCAGATGCTTTCATAG
- a CDS encoding GIY-YIG nuclease family protein, with product MKKGFVYIMTNQKNGTLYVGVTSNIVKRVYEHKNALAEGFTKKFGLKKLVYYEIFEDISIAIEREKQLKAGNRKRKIDLIDTNNPNWLDLYSQILE from the coding sequence ATGAAAAAAGGCTTTGTTTACATTATGACAAATCAAAAAAATGGAACTTTATATGTTGGAGTAACAAGCAATATTGTTAAACGCGTTTATGAACATAAAAACGCCTTAGCAGAAGGTTTTACTAAAAAATTTGGTTTAAAAAAATTAGTTTATTATGAGATTTTTGAGGATATTTCTATTGCAATTGAAAGAGAAAAGCAGCTCAAAGCAGGTAATCGAAAAAGAAAAATCGATTTGATTGATACCAACAACCCAAATTGGCTAGACTTATACTCACAAATTTTAGAGTGA
- a CDS encoding type II secretion system protein, giving the protein MYRYQNGFTLVELSIVLMIIALLIGGVLKAQAMIENAQIRADIKKLSEFKMISLLYKDKLSQLPGEDDENPGRLKTVLSTVMSPTEGYFYDIYQAGYSQSLQPMPSIGTAFKATWGGSSGANYGLIAGANQMCITNIDVDLASAIETQLDEGSRTSGEVEYTLNGSQLCMKL; this is encoded by the coding sequence ATGTATCGATATCAAAATGGATTTACTTTGGTTGAGCTGAGTATTGTTCTTATGATTATTGCACTGTTAATAGGCGGTGTTTTAAAAGCACAAGCCATGATTGAAAACGCCCAGATTCGTGCCGATATTAAAAAGTTATCAGAATTTAAGATGATATCACTGCTCTACAAAGACAAACTGTCGCAACTGCCTGGAGAAGATGATGAAAATCCAGGTAGGCTTAAAACAGTGCTTTCAACCGTAATGTCACCTACCGAAGGTTATTTTTACGATATCTATCAAGCAGGTTATAGTCAAAGTCTGCAACCCATGCCGTCAATCGGTACGGCATTTAAAGCCACATGGGGTGGCAGCAGTGGCGCAAACTACGGATTAATTGCGGGAGCCAATCAGATGTGTATTACCAATATTGATGTGGATCTTGCAAGTGCAATAGAAACACAGCTTGATGAAGGCTCAAGAACAAGCGGAGAAGTAGAATACACACTAAATGGCTCGCAACTTTGTATGAAGTTGTAA
- the glmS gene encoding glutamine--fructose-6-phosphate transaminase (isomerizing), translated as MCGIVCGVAERNIVPILLEGLKRLEYRGYDSSGIALLDANSQFQRVRSIGKIVNLEKSIQSQAVDFSGNIGIAHTRWATHGVPAENNAHPHVCNNQVAVVHNGIIENYQSLKAQQLAEGYRFTSETDTEVVAHCVHKELQTSETLLEAVQKAVSHFHGAYALGVIAPSHPDFLIAARKGSPLVIGVGIGEHFIASDVSALLPVTQNFIFLEEGDIAEITRQEVKIYDIEGQLVERPVKQSQLTANAVELGEHRHYMHKEIFEQPQAVIDTLEGRITKDTVLTSAFGFQAETIFKSIQQIQIIACGTSYHSGLVAKYWFEDIIGLPCQVEVASEYRYRNPVVQNNTLFVTISQSGETADTLAALQQIKTYRHCEEQSDAAIHKNIPTLTICNVAESSLTRESDLTFLTHAGPEIGVASTKAFTTQLVALSLLLTSVGKTLGLMDKEQEQKIVHGLIKLPGLVTSALEHEDKIKEIANCFADKNNALFLGRGTMYPIAMEGALKLKEISYIHAEAYPAGELKHGPLALIDELIPVVAIAPKDDLLEKLKSNLQEVKARGGQMIVFEDEESDISSEKDFKVVKTTTNVGRITAPITFNIPLQLLSYHVAIIKGTDVDQPRNLAKSVTVE; from the coding sequence ATGTGCGGAATTGTTTGTGGCGTTGCAGAAAGAAATATAGTTCCCATTCTGTTGGAAGGTTTAAAACGCCTTGAATACCGTGGGTATGATTCATCTGGTATCGCACTGTTAGATGCAAATTCACAATTTCAACGTGTTCGCTCCATCGGTAAAATCGTTAATCTAGAAAAAAGCATTCAATCTCAAGCGGTCGATTTTAGCGGTAATATTGGCATTGCTCATACGCGTTGGGCCACCCATGGTGTGCCGGCAGAAAACAACGCGCATCCACATGTCTGTAATAATCAAGTGGCCGTGGTTCATAACGGTATTATTGAAAACTACCAAAGTTTAAAAGCCCAACAGCTTGCAGAGGGGTATCGTTTCACCTCAGAAACCGATACCGAAGTGGTTGCACATTGTGTGCATAAAGAATTACAAACTTCAGAAACTCTATTAGAAGCGGTTCAAAAAGCGGTCAGTCATTTTCATGGCGCTTATGCATTAGGTGTTATAGCACCTAGTCACCCCGATTTTTTGATTGCCGCCAGAAAGGGTAGCCCATTGGTTATCGGAGTTGGAATCGGTGAGCATTTTATCGCCTCAGATGTGTCCGCTTTATTACCTGTAACGCAAAACTTTATCTTTTTAGAAGAAGGCGATATTGCCGAAATCACCCGTCAAGAAGTCAAAATTTACGATATTGAGGGTCAGTTAGTAGAACGTCCAGTTAAGCAATCGCAGTTAACTGCCAATGCAGTTGAATTGGGTGAACACCGTCACTACATGCACAAAGAGATCTTTGAGCAGCCACAAGCGGTTATCGATACTTTAGAAGGGCGAATCACCAAGGATACTGTGCTCACTTCAGCCTTTGGTTTTCAGGCCGAAACAATTTTTAAAAGCATTCAACAAATCCAAATCATCGCCTGTGGAACTTCTTATCACTCAGGCCTAGTCGCTAAATATTGGTTTGAAGATATTATCGGTCTACCGTGTCAGGTAGAGGTAGCCAGTGAATACCGTTATCGTAATCCCGTAGTGCAAAATAATACTCTGTTTGTGACAATCAGTCAGTCCGGTGAAACCGCAGATACGCTGGCGGCATTACAGCAGATCAAAACGTATCGTCATTGCGAGGAACAAAGTGACGCGGCAATCCATAAAAATATCCCAACGCTTACCATCTGTAATGTAGCTGAATCCAGTCTTACTCGAGAAAGCGACTTAACCTTCCTAACTCATGCAGGCCCAGAGATCGGAGTGGCTTCCACCAAGGCATTTACCACTCAGTTAGTGGCGTTATCTTTGTTATTAACCTCTGTTGGTAAAACACTAGGATTAATGGATAAAGAGCAAGAACAAAAAATTGTTCACGGTTTAATCAAATTACCAGGCCTGGTAACCAGTGCTTTAGAGCATGAAGATAAAATTAAAGAAATCGCCAACTGTTTTGCAGATAAAAACAACGCACTGTTTTTAGGGCGTGGAACCATGTATCCCATTGCGATGGAAGGTGCATTGAAACTCAAAGAAATAAGCTATATCCACGCCGAAGCCTATCCGGCAGGAGAGCTAAAACATGGGCCTTTAGCTCTAATTGATGAACTCATACCTGTTGTGGCAATCGCACCAAAAGATGATTTATTAGAAAAACTTAAATCCAATCTACAAGAAGTCAAAGCCCGCGGCGGCCAAATGATCGTCTTTGAAGACGAAGAGTCTGATATTAGTTCAGAAAAAGACTTTAAAGTGGTAAAAACCACCACAAACGTAGGTCGAATTACCGCCCCAATCACCTTTAATATTCCTTTACAACTTCTAAGCTACCATGTAGCAATTATAAAAGGTACCGATGTGGATCAACCAAGAAATTTAGCAAAATCAGTAACGGTAGAATAG
- a CDS encoding type II toxin-antitoxin system ParD family antitoxin, with amino-acid sequence MNISLTPELENRIKAKVATGLYNNASEVVREALRFVEMNQEWIDEVKLATLRKQLDVGMNELDQGKGIEIESYQALDQFFDDIQQHRID; translated from the coding sequence ATGAATATTTCTCTAACGCCTGAATTAGAAAATCGAATTAAAGCGAAAGTTGCAACGGGTTTATATAACAACGCTAGTGAAGTGGTGCGTGAAGCGTTACGTTTTGTAGAAATGAATCAAGAGTGGATAGACGAAGTCAAGCTAGCTACACTACGAAAACAGCTTGATGTTGGAATGAATGAACTTGATCAAGGCAAGGGAATTGAAATTGAATCCTATCAAGCACTAGACCAGTTTTTTGATGATATTCAACAGCATCGTATCGACTGA
- a CDS encoding type II toxin-antitoxin system RelE/ParE family toxin — MGNQNSLKLVVAPVAQSDIFGIFNYTLENWGEKQAQNYLMILKKALQALRERPLKGKVRPDLNSNIRSIIVEKHIVYYRQQEKVLEIVRILHGRQDPDVRVSENL; from the coding sequence ATGGGAAATCAAAATAGTTTAAAATTAGTAGTCGCGCCAGTAGCTCAATCAGATATTTTTGGTATATTTAATTATACCTTAGAAAATTGGGGTGAAAAGCAAGCACAGAACTACCTTATGATTCTCAAAAAAGCTTTACAAGCACTACGTGAACGGCCACTTAAAGGCAAGGTTAGACCTGATCTTAATTCTAATATTAGATCGATTATTGTCGAAAAACACATCGTTTATTATCGTCAACAAGAAAAAGTTCTTGAGATTGTTCGTATCTTGCATGGTAGGCAAGATCCTGATGTAAGAGTGAGTGAAAACCTATAA
- a CDS encoding FAD-binding oxidoreductase, giving the protein MNQEVLNINTVEGVSIPSNSSNSIIESALLDGFVFEYSCKNGQCGVCKTTLLEGEVIELQPQLALSEEDRLANKILTCCCATVSDILIDAEELSALKDIETKTFPARINSLRNLTDEVVEVMLRLPPTTNFDFLEGQYLDVMQNNIRRSYSIASTNKDKEIKLLIKEYPNGQMSNYWFNQAKENDLLRIEGPKGTFFLRESKKPLLFLATGTGIAPIISMLQGLDEDDTYHQAQPINVYWGNRKAEEFFWQPIFTKLNVSFYQVNSQPNDDWSECEGYVQEIALNKIKNITDFDVYACGSNAMIQSAKQQFIGKGLPENQFYSDAFVQSY; this is encoded by the coding sequence ATGAATCAAGAAGTTTTAAATATAAATACAGTTGAAGGAGTATCTATTCCGAGTAACTCATCTAATAGTATTATAGAATCAGCATTGTTGGATGGTTTTGTATTTGAATATAGTTGTAAAAATGGACAGTGTGGTGTATGCAAAACGACTTTGCTAGAGGGAGAGGTTATAGAGTTACAGCCCCAGCTAGCATTATCAGAAGAAGATAGATTAGCAAATAAAATCCTAACTTGTTGTTGTGCTACGGTATCTGATATTTTGATTGATGCAGAAGAATTAAGTGCTTTAAAAGACATAGAAACCAAAACGTTTCCTGCAAGAATTAACTCATTAAGAAATCTAACGGATGAAGTGGTTGAAGTAATGCTTAGACTACCGCCTACGACAAATTTTGATTTTTTGGAAGGTCAGTATTTGGATGTAATGCAAAATAATATCCGTCGGAGCTATTCAATCGCCTCGACCAATAAAGATAAAGAAATTAAGTTACTTATTAAAGAATATCCTAATGGACAAATGAGCAACTATTGGTTTAATCAAGCTAAAGAAAATGACTTACTCAGAATTGAAGGTCCAAAGGGAACGTTTTTTTTGAGAGAGTCAAAAAAGCCATTGCTTTTTCTAGCAACAGGCACGGGAATTGCCCCTATTATCTCTATGCTACAAGGTCTTGATGAAGATGATACTTATCATCAAGCACAGCCAATTAATGTTTATTGGGGTAATAGAAAAGCAGAAGAGTTTTTTTGGCAACCTATTTTTACAAAACTTAATGTCAGTTTTTATCAAGTGAACTCTCAACCTAACGATGATTGGTCAGAATGCGAAGGTTACGTTCAAGAGATTGCTTTAAATAAGATTAAAAATATCACAGATTTTGACGTGTATGCCTGCGGGTCAAACGCTATGATTCAATCTGCAAAGCAACAATTTATTGGAAAAGGGCTTCCAGAAAACCAATTTTATTCAGATGCCTTTGTGCAAAGTTATTAA
- a CDS encoding AbrB/MazE/SpoVT family DNA-binding domain-containing protein produces MQTTLRKIGNSRGVIIPSALIEQLHLENEIELVLQEGALLLKPLTPLRQDWFKGYDASQDVEPLGEMKDLDSEQEDWEW; encoded by the coding sequence ATGCAAACAACACTCAGAAAAATTGGAAATTCAAGAGGGGTTATCATTCCTTCTGCTCTAATAGAGCAGCTTCATCTTGAGAATGAGATAGAGCTTGTCCTTCAAGAAGGTGCTTTGCTTTTAAAGCCATTGACACCTCTTAGGCAAGACTGGTTTAAAGGGTATGATGCAAGCCAAGATGTTGAACCTCTTGGAGAGATGAAAGACCTTGATTCCGAGCAAGAGGATTGGGAATGGTAA
- the rfbB gene encoding dTDP-glucose 4,6-dehydratase, whose amino-acid sequence MEAKTILVTGGAGFIGSAVVRELIKHSSHDVVNVDKLTYAGNLDSLSTVDQNPRYQFEQVDICDASEVKRVFEQHQPDIVMHLAAESHVDRSIDGPGEFIQTNIVGTYTLLDQARAYWNQLDGDKKANFRFHHISTDEVYGDLPHPDNVEESEKSNLPLFTEETAYEPSSPYSASKAGSDHLVRAWNRTFGLPTIVTNCSNNYGPFHFPEKLIPLVILNALEGKPLPIYGKGNQIRDWLYVEDHARALVVVATQGKVGETYNIGGHNEKQNIEVVKTICAILDEVKPKASKYEQQITYVADRPGHDMRYAIDATKIKQDLNWTPQETFESGIRKTVQWYLDNKEWCQHVQDGSYQRERLGTN is encoded by the coding sequence ATGGAAGCAAAAACAATTCTTGTCACTGGCGGCGCAGGCTTTATAGGTTCTGCGGTAGTACGTGAACTAATCAAGCATTCAAGTCACGATGTCGTGAATGTAGATAAACTTACTTACGCCGGTAACTTAGATTCTTTGTCTACTGTTGATCAAAATCCAAGATACCAATTCGAACAAGTCGATATTTGTGATGCCTCTGAAGTAAAGCGAGTGTTTGAACAACATCAACCAGACATTGTTATGCATTTAGCTGCAGAATCACATGTTGATCGTTCTATTGACGGTCCAGGTGAGTTTATCCAGACCAATATTGTCGGAACTTATACACTGCTAGATCAAGCGAGAGCCTATTGGAACCAGCTTGATGGTGACAAAAAAGCCAATTTCCGTTTTCATCACATTTCAACAGATGAAGTATATGGTGATCTTCCGCATCCAGATAATGTGGAAGAATCAGAAAAATCCAATCTTCCATTGTTTACTGAAGAAACAGCGTATGAACCTAGTTCACCGTATTCAGCCAGTAAAGCGGGCAGTGACCACCTAGTCAGAGCATGGAACAGAACCTTTGGTTTACCAACGATAGTGACTAATTGCTCAAACAACTACGGTCCGTTTCACTTTCCAGAAAAACTGATTCCATTAGTTATCTTAAATGCACTAGAAGGTAAACCGTTACCCATCTACGGAAAAGGTAATCAAATCCGCGATTGGCTCTATGTAGAAGATCACGCAAGAGCATTAGTTGTTGTCGCTACCCAAGGTAAGGTTGGAGAAACCTACAATATTGGTGGACACAACGAAAAACAGAACATAGAAGTGGTTAAAACCATTTGCGCGATACTCGACGAAGTCAAACCCAAAGCCAGCAAATACGAACAACAAATTACCTATGTCGCAGACAGACCCGGCCACGACATGCGTTATGCCATTGATGCTACAAAAATCAAACAAGACCTGAACTGGACGCCTCAAGAAACCTTCGAATCAGGCATCAGAAAAACGGTGCAATGGTACTTAGATAACAAAGAATGGTGTCAGCATGTGCAAGATGGCAGTTATCAACGCGAAAGATTGGGTACCAATTAA
- the rfbF gene encoding glucose-1-phosphate cytidylyltransferase produces MKAVILAGGLGTRLSEETSSRPKPMVEIGGKPILWHIMKMYSAHGINDFVICCGYKGYVIKEYFANYFLHQSDVTFCMKENRMDVHEKRAEPWTVTLVDTGDDSMTGGRLGRVSEYIKDEEAFCFTYGDGVGDMDISKTIEFHKKHGKQATLTATYPPGRFGALDIKNGQVNSFKEKPKGDGAMINGGFFVLSPKVLERITGDNCTWEKEPLMGLAKDSQLMAFEHEGFWQPMDTLRDKNHLEELWQSGKAPWKNWE; encoded by the coding sequence ATGAAAGCAGTCATTTTAGCAGGTGGTCTCGGTACGCGTTTAAGTGAAGAGACTAGTTCTCGTCCAAAACCAATGGTAGAAATTGGCGGTAAACCGATTCTTTGGCATATTATGAAAATGTATTCCGCACATGGAATAAATGATTTCGTGATTTGTTGTGGGTACAAGGGTTATGTGATTAAAGAATACTTTGCCAACTACTTTCTGCATCAATCAGACGTTACGTTTTGTATGAAAGAAAACAGAATGGATGTGCATGAAAAACGTGCTGAACCCTGGACGGTAACACTAGTGGATACTGGTGATGATTCTATGACAGGCGGTCGTTTAGGTCGAGTATCTGAATATATTAAAGACGAAGAGGCTTTTTGTTTTACTTATGGCGATGGTGTTGGCGATATGGATATTTCTAAAACTATCGAATTTCATAAAAAGCATGGTAAGCAAGCAACATTAACAGCAACCTACCCCCCAGGACGATTTGGTGCTCTTGATATAAAAAATGGTCAGGTTAATAGTTTTAAAGAGAAGCCAAAAGGTGATGGAGCCATGATTAATGGTGGCTTTTTTGTGCTTTCACCTAAAGTGTTAGAGCGAATTACGGGTGATAACTGTACTTGGGAGAAGGAACCTCTAATGGGATTGGCAAAAGATAGCCAATTGATGGCATTTGAGCACGAAGGCTTTTGGCAGCCAATGGATACCTTACGCGATAAAAATCATCTCGAAGAACTTTGGCAGTCAGGAAAAGCGCCTTGGAAAAACTGGGAATAA
- the rfbA gene encoding glucose-1-phosphate thymidylyltransferase RfbA: MKGIILAGGSGTRLYPITKGVSKQLVPIYDKPMVYYPLSVLMLAGITEVLIITTPEDQTSFQRLLGDGSEIGMSFEYIAQPSPDGLAQAFILGDEFLGDEDACLVLGDNIYYGHDLTSTLANAVQNAKQENKATVFGYHVNDPERYGVAEFDQNGNVISLEEKPEKPKSNYAVTGLYFYPNDVIQKAKEVKPSHRGELEITTVNQMYLEEGRLKLETMGRGYAWLDTGTHESLLEASSFIETIEKRQGLKVACIEEIAFEMGYITKEQLIELAQPLSKNQYGQYLLKRAEEGRV; encoded by the coding sequence ATGAAAGGCATTATTTTAGCAGGCGGTTCAGGTACACGATTATACCCGATTACTAAGGGTGTATCAAAGCAACTTGTACCTATTTATGACAAACCAATGGTCTACTATCCATTGTCTGTTTTAATGCTTGCTGGTATTACCGAAGTTCTCATTATCACCACGCCAGAAGACCAAACTTCTTTTCAACGTTTATTGGGTGATGGTTCTGAAATTGGTATGTCTTTTGAATACATCGCACAACCTTCACCAGACGGCCTAGCTCAAGCTTTTATTTTAGGTGATGAATTTCTAGGTGATGAAGATGCCTGCTTAGTTTTAGGCGATAATATCTATTACGGTCACGACCTAACCTCAACACTAGCTAATGCTGTACAAAATGCCAAACAAGAAAACAAAGCCACCGTTTTTGGATATCACGTCAATGACCCAGAACGTTATGGCGTGGCGGAATTTGATCAAAATGGTAACGTAATCAGTCTAGAAGAAAAACCTGAAAAACCAAAATCCAACTACGCAGTTACAGGTCTGTACTTCTACCCAAATGACGTCATTCAAAAAGCCAAAGAAGTGAAACCTTCACATCGTGGTGAACTAGAGATTACCACTGTAAACCAAATGTACCTAGAAGAAGGTCGTCTAAAACTTGAAACTATGGGTAGAGGTTACGCCTGGTTAGATACTGGAACACATGAGAGTCTATTAGAAGCTTCATCATTCATTGAAACCATCGAAAAACGTCAAGGTCTAAAAGTCGCTTGTATTGAAGAAATTGCTTTTGAGATGGGTTACATCACCAAAGAACAGCTTATTGAACTGGCGCAACCGCTTAGCAAAAACCAATACGGTCAATACTTGCTAAAAAGAGCAGAAGAAGGCCGCGTTTAA
- the rfbC gene encoding dTDP-4-dehydrorhamnose 3,5-epimerase yields MEFVKQSISDILLIKPKVFGDDRGYFVETFRQDKFEEAIGYQVNFIQDNESKSSRGVLRGLHFQLPPFSQSKLVRVIEGKVLDVAVDIRQGSPTFGRVVTAELSSDNKHQLFIPRGFAHGFVVLSDTAIFAYKVDNYYSPECDRGLAFNDTNLKINWQLPGGELKLSDKDLKQPGLVDLEACFEYGVDYYA; encoded by the coding sequence ATGGAGTTTGTTAAACAGTCTATTTCTGATATTTTATTGATTAAGCCTAAAGTCTTTGGCGATGATCGTGGTTATTTTGTAGAAACTTTCAGGCAAGACAAGTTTGAAGAAGCGATAGGTTATCAAGTTAACTTTATTCAAGATAATGAATCTAAGTCCAGTCGTGGGGTTTTAAGAGGATTACACTTTCAACTCCCTCCTTTTTCTCAGAGTAAACTGGTCAGAGTCATAGAGGGAAAAGTCTTAGATGTGGCGGTAGACATTCGACAAGGAAGCCCAACCTTTGGTAGGGTGGTTACTGCTGAATTAAGTAGCGACAATAAACACCAATTGTTTATCCCAAGAGGTTTTGCTCACGGATTTGTAGTTTTAAGTGATACTGCTATCTTCGCCTATAAAGTCGATAATTATTATTCGCCCGAATGTGACAGAGGTCTTGCCTTTAACGATACAAATTTAAAGATCAATTGGCAACTGCCAGGGGGTGAGTTAAAGCTTTCTGATAAAGATTTAAAACAACCTGGCCTGGTAGATTTAGAGGCTTGTTTTGAATACGGTGTAGATTACTATGCTTAA
- the rfbD gene encoding dTDP-4-dehydrorhamnose reductase, giving the protein MLKKTLVTGKDGQLGQSLLVLKEAYPLLDMTFVGRNELDLSSATSIKDYFKEKAFDVIINCAAYTAVDKAESEPELADQINHIAVKQLAEIAKQQDSVLIHISTDYVFNGQNYKPYIETDETDPQNVYGSTKLKGEQAIQAINPKGCIIRTSWVYSEYGNNFVKTMLRLGKEKEQLGIIFDQVGTPTYTGDLAETILQIVNSKQLVVSREYNNADANLLTTHHALLTKNEVFHFSNEGVCSWYDFAKTIFELNGVECQVNPIETKDYPVPATRPHYSLMNKAKIKQVYNLEMPYWKDSLKVCLQKLQEQA; this is encoded by the coding sequence ATGCTTAAAAAAACACTCGTTACTGGAAAAGACGGTCAATTGGGTCAATCATTATTGGTGTTAAAAGAAGCATATCCATTATTAGATATGACCTTTGTGGGACGGAATGAACTTGATTTATCTAGCGCTACCAGTATCAAGGACTATTTTAAAGAAAAAGCTTTTGACGTTATTATCAATTGCGCAGCTTATACGGCTGTTGATAAGGCAGAATCTGAACCTGAGTTAGCAGACCAGATTAATCATATTGCGGTAAAACAGCTTGCAGAGATTGCTAAGCAACAAGATAGTGTTTTGATTCATATTAGCACCGATTATGTTTTCAATGGACAAAACTACAAACCTTATATAGAAACTGATGAGACTGATCCACAAAATGTTTACGGTTCAACCAAACTAAAAGGCGAGCAAGCGATACAAGCAATTAATCCTAAAGGTTGCATTATTCGCACTAGTTGGGTGTATTCAGAATATGGCAATAACTTTGTAAAAACCATGTTACGTTTAGGCAAAGAAAAAGAACAGCTTGGAATCATCTTTGATCAAGTAGGTACACCAACCTATACTGGTGATTTAGCAGAAACTATTTTGCAAATAGTGAATAGTAAACAGTTAGTTGTTAGCCGTGAATACAACAATGCAGATGCGAACTTGCTTACTACGCACCACGCACTACTCACTAAAAATGAAGTCTTTCATTTTTCCAATGAGGGTGTTTGCTCTTGGTATGATTTTGCAAAAACGATATTTGAATTAAATGGGGTTGAGTGTCAGGTTAACCCAATTGAAACCAAAGACTATCCAGTACCAGCAACAAGACCGCATTACAGCTTAATGAATAAGGCAAAAATTAAACAAGTCTATAATTTAGAAATGCCCTACTGGAAAGACTCACTTAAAGTTTGTCTACAAAAGCTACAGGAACAAGCATAA